A region from the Fundidesulfovibrio magnetotacticus genome encodes:
- the cas2 gene encoding CRISPR-associated endonuclease Cas2, translating to MWVFALFDLPVTAVVERKEYTRFRKELKRLGFSMLQYSVYARYCHSRESKDAFLNKVQALVPDKGEVRLLSVTDAQFGKMRVLVGKKRRKPEKGPEQLMLF from the coding sequence ATGTGGGTGTTCGCGCTGTTCGACCTGCCGGTGACGGCCGTGGTGGAGCGCAAGGAGTATACGCGTTTTCGCAAGGAGTTGAAGCGTCTTGGCTTCTCGATGCTTCAATACTCGGTGTACGCGCGGTATTGCCACAGCCGGGAATCCAAAGACGCGTTCCTGAACAAGGTGCAGGCGCTGGTGCCGGACAAGGGCGAGGTGCGGCTGTTGTCCGTGACGGACGCCCAATTCGGAAAAATGCGGGTGTTGGTGGGAAAAAAACGGCGAAAACCAGAGAAGGGGCCGGAGCAGCTCATGCTTTTCTGA